The genomic stretch GCTGAATCATGCACGCCCGGTCGGCGAGTGCCGACACGGCCGCGTTCCACGTCTCCGCGTCTGGACCGAGGCGGAAGGTGCCATCGGCGTTGGCACTCACGACCGGCTTGGCGACCACCTCGGCGGTTCCCCATGCGTCGAACGCCGCGGCCAGCGCGTCGGACGTGAGCCCTTCCGCCCAGCGCGTGGGGACGATGGGCACGCCCGCGGCCTCTAGGTCGCGTAGGTAGGTCTTGCGCAGGTTCCAGCGCATCACCGCGAGCGGGTTCTCAAGCCGCGCCGCTGAGGCGTCAATGGCGCCCAGCACGTCGAGGAAGGCGTCGGGGTCGTCCTGGTAGTCCCACGGCGACCGGACGACGACCACGTCGTAGGCCTCCCAGTCCGCCTCGGCGCGCCAGGGGACCATCTCGACCGTCCACCCGAGGCGGGCCAGGGGCGCGACGGCCAGGTGGTCGTAGGCGACGAACGCGTCGAGGGTGTCAGTCGTGAGGAAGGCGCAGGTGGGCATCGGCGGCAGGCAGGAGGTGTGGCGCAAGATCCGCCTGGGAGAGCCACACACCGACACAAGCGTCCGCCGACGCGTCGCCGTCTGCGCCCTGGTGCGGGAAAACGGGCCGATCCTCAGGAAAGGCTCAGGTTTCGGGCCTTGAGGGCGAGGCGGCTCTGCCCCACCTTGCCGTCAGGCCCACGCCCCACGCCATGCCCCTCCCCTCCCGCCCTGTTCTCCGGACGACGCTGGCGGCCCTGGTCGCCGCCGTCGGCGCAGTGGCGATGCTGCTGTAGCTGCTACTCGGCGCCTTCCCACGTGAGGATGTCCTCCTCGGTCGCGTCGTTGG from Rubrivirga sp. SAORIC476 encodes the following:
- a CDS encoding RimK family alpha-L-glutamate ligase, with amino-acid sequence MPTCAFLTTDTLDAFVAYDHLAVAPLARLGWTVEMVPWRAEADWEAYDVVVVRSPWDYQDDPDAFLDVLGAIDASAARLENPLAVMRWNLRKTYLRDLEAAGVPIVPTRWAEGLTSDALAAAFDAWGTAEVVAKPVVSANADGTFRLGPDAETWNAAVSALADRACMIQPFVPSVVAEGEWSVFAFGGAVSHAILKTPAAGDFRVQEEHGGVIRGVEPGADLLALTGAALAAVPHPDPLLYARVDAVRLTDGTLAIIELELIEPSLYFPFADGSAERFAAALDEQGPGV